In one Portunus trituberculatus isolate SZX2019 chromosome 31, ASM1759143v1, whole genome shotgun sequence genomic region, the following are encoded:
- the LOC123511139 gene encoding uncharacterized protein LOC123511139 isoform X1 — protein sequence MWRSSDSPKGCSELGGGTVERWRNRVCLWKCWRKERRKKGTCVIHSTNMDKEKREEEEDKREENKRKENKNKEEGRKYVKEEKNEGKGVVCGGVDSSSASRLHCVSQGGSEPPGTSTPSSLSLALSSPTATPTTTTTTSSSGGGAATFTTSSSSAAVSGSGGGGKASPLSLTSLKAAWRSLIGVGGSRLPHLERPDVGASEPHDYRYTHFPNKRHHKDTSFDETHIHLTPAARTYTHPHRSPVPPPPHSHTPPPRPQVPEATLTLAKCLRKHREKQQARALTRKSKSDNALQKVGVHLKSHSDQNLHKVWLASGGGRTNSVFSTVQLSGGSGDSCSSSGGKRSGRHHRSKSLERQQGARVHPAPPSLHPRHTRSLERNHKFRVDLRPPGPLRDEPPEHPAPAPPTLTPTHVPWAPDAVEGVSVHGQQQQVQQGWAGGMEGGHAAGGGGSFINKPARGWLHPDHQLADDGVCYGVRYIGCLEVNTSMKSLNFDTRSLIAKECISKVCEAAGLKTADRKRKVVKTISRILGERPLMEHAGSNVNLTITSTALNLTNLESGQIVACHDMPNISFASGGDPDTLDFIAYVAKDSRYGRACFVLECGGGLAQDVITTIGQAFELRFKEYLKRTPSVQYTSVKSDKSGINGEGGITWGRDDPEYYNDLPGKVPPDLPPPPVPPLPQYSASESKRSVLSSPTPTPAPSASSSSSPVPAATQPLANSHQTLSSKVSDNLIDLSCEGTAPGPLRSEPEYVNDAVIRQKQLMDQRDPFDMQPFIMQLSQLSGGVAAPASGAAAAAAVGGTGTVAGGAVGMTNKPLPLNQRLQLQREPWFHGAISRKEAEMLLRQDGDFLVRESQGTVGQYVLTGMQNNTKKHLLLVDPEGVVRTKSRTFDSVSHLIIYHRDYELPIVSAESALLLRNPVLRHPR from the exons ggaagggcgtggtgtgtggcggcgTGGACTCCTCCTCGGCCTCCCGCCTCCACTGTGTGTCCCAGGGCGGCTCGGAACCCCCAGGCACCTCCACCCCATCCTCGCTCTCACTAGCGCTCTCCTCCCCAActgccacccccaccaccactaccacaacctccAGCAGTGGCGGGGGGGCGGCCAccttcactacctcctcctcctcagcggcggtcagcggcagcggcggcggaggcAAGGCGTCGCCGCTCTCCCTGACCTCCCTGAAGGCCGCCTGGCGCAGCCTGATCGGCGTGGGCGGCTCGAGGCTCCCTCACCTGGAGCGGCCCGACGTGGGCGCCAGTGAGCCCCACGACTACCGCTACACGCACTTCCCCAACAAGCGCCACCACAAGGACACCTCCTTTGACGAGACCCACATCCACCTCACGCCGGCCGCCCGCACCTACACCCATCCGCACCGcagccccgtcccgcccccgcCCCACTCCCACACCCCGCCCCCGCGGCCGCAAGTGCCCGAGGCCACCCTTACTCTCGCCAAGTGCCTTAGGAAACACCGCGAGAAGCAGCAGGCGCGCGCCCTCACCCGCAAGTCCAAGTCGGACAATGCCCTGCAGAAGGTGGGCGTGCACCTGAAATCCCACTCCGACCAGAACTTGCACAAGGTGTGGCTggccagcggcggcggcaggactAACTCGGTCTTCAGCACCGTCCAACTGTCTGGCGGCAGCGGCGACAGCTGCAGTAGTAGCGGCGGGAAGCGCAGCGGCCGCCATCACCGGTCCAAGTCTCTGGAGCGGCAGCAAGGCGCCCGCGTCCACCCGGCGCCACCCTCACTCCACCCACGCCATACCCGCTCCCTTGAGAGGAACCACAAATTCAGGGTGGACCTGCGCCCCCCGGGGCCCCTGAGAGACGAACCTCCCGAGCACCCGGCGCCCGCGCCTCCCACTCTTACCCCCACGCACGTGCCCTGGGCCCCGGATGCCGTGGAGGGCGTGAGCGTGcacgggcagcagcagcaggtgcagcaggggTGGGCGGGCGGCATGGAGGGCGGCCACGCGGCGGGGGGCGGCGGCTCCTTCATCAACAAGCCGGCGAGGGGCTGGTTGCACCCCGACCACCAGCTGGCCGATGACGGCGTCTGCTACGGCGTGCGG TACATTGGCTGCCTGGAGGTCAACACGTCAATGAAGAGCCTCAACTTCGACACCAGATCACTCATCGCAAA GGAGTGCATCAGCAAGGTGTGTGAGGCTGCCGGACTCAAGACTGCCGACCGCAAGAGGAAGGTGGTGAAGACAATCAGCCGCATCCTTGGTGAGCGGCCCCTTATGGAGCATGCAGGGAGCAATGTCaacctcaccatcaccagcacagcTCTCAACCTCACCAACCTGGAGTCGGGCCAGATAGTTGCCTGCCACGACATGCCCAACATATCCTTCGCTTCAGGGGGTGatccg GACACACTGGACTTCATCGCATACGTGGCCAAGGACAGTCGGTATGGCCGCGCATGTTTTGTTCTGGAGTGTGGGGGCGGCCTGGCTCAGgacgtcatcaccaccattggcCAGGCCTTTGAGCTGAGGTTCAAGGAGTACCTCAAGCGCACTCCCTCCGTCCAGTACACCAGCGTCAAGTCTGACAA atCAGGCATCAATGGTGAGGGTGGCATCACCTGGGGGCGTGACGACCCTGAGTACTACAATGACCTGCCTGGGAAGGTGCCCCCCGACCTGCCGCCACCCCCTGTGCCCCCGCTGCCCCAATACTCAGCTTCAGAGAGCAAGCGTTCTGTCCTGTCCAGCCCAACCCCCACCCCAGCTCCcagtgcctcctcttcctcctcccctgtgCCAGCAGCAACCCAGCCCCTCGCCAACTCTCACCAGACACTGTCCAGCAAAG TGTCGGACAACCTGATTGACCTATCATGTGAGGGCACAGCACCGGGGCCGCTGCGCAGTGAGCCGGAGTATGTCAATGATGCCGTTATCAGACAGAAGCAGCTGATGGACCAGCGGGACCCATTTGACATGC AGCCATTCATCATGCAGCTGTCTCAACTGAGTGGGGGTGTTGCTGCTCCAGCcagtggagcagcagcagcagcagctgtcgGAGGCACAGGGACCGTTGCGGGTGGAGCAGTTGGAATGACAAACAAGCCTCTGCCTCTGAATCAGCGGCTTCAGCTCCAGCGTGAACCCTGGTTCCATGGCGCTATAAGTAGGAAGGAGGCGGAGATGTTACTGCGgcag GACGGGGACTTCCTGGTGCGGGAGTCCCAGGGCACAGTGGGTCAGTACGTCCTGACGGGGATGCAGAACAACACCAAGAAGCACCTTCTGCTTGTGGACCCTGAGGGAGTG GTGAGGACCAAATCACGCACCTTTGATAGCGTGAGTCATCTCATCATCTACCACCGGGACTACGAGCTGCCCATCGTGTCTGCCGAGTCAGCACTCCTCCTGCGCAACCCAGTCCTAAGACACCCCCGCTAG